One Elusimicrobiaceae bacterium genomic region harbors:
- a CDS encoding HAD family hydrolase produces MKKLVLFDLDGTLVYTGQAGRSALIQAIKFLYGITPKFEHSLISGRTDTDNFSIVYELVKHKKASKAELKKIHNKYLEFLPLEIKKSLKNKSYKLVPGIKKLLERLAHEKEIALGLGTGNIEQGAYIKLEPSGLLPYFTFGGYGEDGHTREEMLTAAVKRAEKKFKSKFTADQVYVVGDTHRDVLAAKSCGFHSAAVLCGFGDVTRLRQAAAELELADFKDLTTFCVWLGISTDPKGVKRGIYISPASAIEHVFFSRTGIDEDRLKMLKIKKYEDLPSGTIM; encoded by the coding sequence ATGAAAAAATTAGTTTTATTTGATTTGGACGGCACCTTAGTATATACGGGGCAGGCCGGCCGCAGTGCTTTAATCCAAGCAATAAAATTTTTATATGGCATCACGCCTAAATTTGAACATAGTTTAATTTCCGGCCGTACAGACACCGACAATTTTTCTATCGTATATGAGCTAGTTAAGCACAAAAAGGCCTCTAAGGCTGAGCTTAAAAAAATTCATAACAAATACTTGGAATTTTTACCGCTAGAAATAAAGAAATCACTCAAAAATAAATCCTATAAATTAGTGCCGGGTATCAAGAAATTATTAGAAAGACTGGCACACGAAAAAGAGATTGCCCTCGGTTTAGGTACCGGTAACATTGAACAAGGTGCTTATATTAAATTAGAACCTTCCGGCTTATTGCCCTACTTCACATTTGGCGGTTATGGCGAAGACGGACACACACGGGAAGAAATGTTAACAGCCGCCGTCAAACGCGCCGAAAAAAAATTCAAAAGCAAATTTACCGCCGACCAAGTATATGTAGTAGGGGATACACATCGAGATGTACTGGCGGCCAAGTCATGCGGTTTTCATAGCGCGGCCGTATTATGCGGCTTTGGGGATGTAACACGGTTACGGCAAGCCGCCGCGGAATTGGAATTGGCTGACTTCAAGGATTTAACCACCTTCTGCGTGTGGCTGGGTATCAGCACGGACCCGAAAGGAGTCAAACGCGGTATTTATATTTCACCGGCCAGCGCGATTGAACACGTATTTTTTAGCCGAACAGGCATTGATGAAGACCGTCTTAAAATGCTAAAAATAAAGAAGTATGAAGATTTGCCTTCTGGCACAATTATGTAG